The sequence TCATTATACTTGGTTACAGTTCTATAATGTGGATGTCAGAGTTTCCCTgtgttgattaaaataaatgtctttgttTTGACAGGGTGGGTCAGGCAGATGCAGAAAGAAGACAGGATATAGTTCTAAGCGGAGCTCACATCAAAGAGGAGCACTGTATTTTCCGCAGTGAGAGGAATGCTAATGGAGATGGTTAGAGCTCCCTTAAATCTTAAGATCCATTTAACCGTGTTCAGTTCATGTGCCAGCTGTTAAACccgtttaaaggtgccatagaatgcattgatacaatattttaaattgttctctgatgtttATGTGTTtgcccctttaaatgaaaatgaactggTGCTCCCGCCTCCCTTGCAGTGTTGTCAAGTCAGCAAGATAACAGTAATGGTGGACCGCAGCTTCTCACTgagggctgtgtatatgctaatagggcacAGAGAGTCACAAATGGGAGGGACTTTCACTGACTATGTAGTCATAGTCTGGAACTTCTAGTGTGGAGAGATTGTTTATGATTTTTTGGAATTATTAAACAATGAGAAAGTGGATtcttaccattataggctggttgttttcacacactgcagccACACAGCTGTGTTTAAACACCTTATAAAAGAGATaattgcattctatggcacctttaaatcaGACATGATCAGTTCAGTGCAAATTACCTGAATATTCTGCTAAAGATGATTGCTTTTACTGAATGAACATCTTATATTAGGCTTTTCTGCTGGCGGTAGTAAATTGTCTTCTGTCTCTACAGTGATTGTCATGTTCCAGCCATGTGAAGGATCCGAAACATATGTGAATGGAAAACGTGTGACTTCTGCAGTCCAGCTGCGCTCAGGTGACTCACTGACAGCTGCCTGCACATTTCAGATCTGGTTGATtagattcataaaaaaacaaaacaactgaaacataATTCACTTGAAACATAACACTTTATAATTCAATGCGAAAGTAAGCTATTTCCTGTGAATGGGCCGCATTAGCCTCTGTAGGTAAATAACAAAATGCATTAAGCAATAGAACTGTTTGCACTTCAGATTACTGATTACAGATAATGCATTAATGTGATGACAAATGCCAGTTTGCGACATTAAGAAGCATAATGGACTGAAAGTGGCTGATACAAGAACCCTTGCACATTCAATGTGCACAATGAATGTTTATAAGCTGTTATATTGTTCCAATGTGTACATACCTGTTCATTCCTCAGGTAACCGCATTATCATGGGAAAGAACCACGTGTTCCGATTTAACCACCCTGAGCAGGCTCGCGCTGAGCGTGAGAAGACCCCGACAGCAGAGACCCCTGTAGAGCCAGTGGACTGGACCTTTGCCCAAAGAGAACTGCTGGAGAAACAGGGTATCGACATGAAGCAAGAGATGGAGAAAAGGTACGAAAGCCCTTATAATCATCAGATTTGATAAAACGATAGCTCCAGGTTCAGTATATCCTTTTTACTCCTCCCTCAAGTACTTTGCAATGAAAATACTGTTTAGCAGGTAATAGTAAATCTTCACACTAGTTCCTGGTTAACACATGTATGTGGAAACTGTGCATTTGaacatttattgtatttgtaagtgccttactgtaaaatataatttatttttcaatgaaGGTTGAGTCAGTTATTTTCTCTGGTAATTGACATGATACATTATATGCTGTTAATAGATCTTAACTATTCAAACTCGCAAAATTCTTTTAAGGCAAGTGTGGAATCCAGCTAATATATgataccctggaccacaaaacttaagTGTCAATATTTGACATATACGTcagctgaaagctgaataaataagctttccaatgatgtatggtttattaggatcggataatatttggcagagataaaactatttgaatatctgaaatctgagggtgcaaaaaaatcaaaatactgagaaaaattgcctttaaagttgtccaaatgaattattagcaatgcatattactaatcaaacattttgtttttatatatttacagtagtaaatttacaaaatgccttcatggaacatgatctttacttaatatcctaatgatttttggcataaaagaaacattttgacccatacagtgtttttttttggctattgctagaaatataccccagtgatttaagactggttttgtggtcctgggtcacaaaTAGTCTAGGGTTGGATAGCCAACCAAAGCCAGGGCCACCCAGCAGCTACAGAAGACAAAATCTACATTTTGTGAAGTTTAAGCTCTTGGTATTGAATGTGAGAAAATATGAATTGGATTATTGTAAGAAGGATTTTTAGGATTATGTTGCGGAAAGGAAATGCAGTGAGCGTAAGAAAGAGCGGCTTTTTGATGCAGTGGTCTCGCACTGTATTATATCAGGCTTACAGAAATGGAGATCCTGTACAAAAAAGAGAAGGAAGAAGCCGACCAGCTGCTTGAGCAACAGAGACTGGTAAGGCTGAATCTCTTTGATAATTCTTGTTTCTTCTGTTGTTTATCAGAGGACCTGTTCTTTCGTTTCTATTAGACCTTGTCCTTCCAAATTAGACTGAGGGGAGAGATGTGCCATTTGATGAATGGAGTAAAACGGGCCCCTAGTTTTCTACTTGCTCTGCTGAAGTCCAACCAGCACTAATTCTGCACTCTTAGCTCTGACAGCTTGAGActtttgtgtgtctgtatgtgtgtgagagagaaacactTCTCCCAGTGCATGGCTGAACCTCTTTGCATGGTAACTGAATCCACTCTGTCTGGATTGAGATTGCAGATGGCCTGATTTACATATCAGTTTTATACAGCAAGAATTAGCGAAAATTTCTTATTCACCATTTTTACTTTTCTCTCATAGATTTGAGATGCAACTTTGCAAAACAGCATCAGCAGAaaaataccaatatttttttatttatttgacaattgtatgatttattgctgtaatttaacttaaaatatttattaaaggttttaatgttaattattattcttttaaaaaggTGATTTAAATTCAAGTAAATTAAATGTCACTCTTCAGGgttatatgtttttatgtaatattttggtAATAGACAAAAAAGATTGACcgtcaacttaatttttttttatgtaatttttttttttgttaccataTGTGAGCcagttgtttaattttaaaacaacaaacaacattttgTCCATATTAcacataatttttctatttttcacaCAGTATAAATAGGCTTTTTCAAATATCtatttgaaaaatacttttacagtaATCATCTTATCTGGAGATATTTTACATCATAGGGTTGACATCAAACTATTGCCCGTTACCATttttcatggggtctttaaattacattttggttaATTCTGTATGCTGCTTTTGCATGGTTTGTTTCTGTAGCATGTTTAACAGATTAATTTAAAGGGTACTTAGTACCTCATTTAGTATTTGTTGCCGAGTAGTGTTGTTAAGCTGGTCAAGCCTGAGTCAGCATTTGATTTACCCAAATAGATTTCGTTTCATCTGAGTTAGTTGGTTTTATCAATGCAATTGCTGATATTTCCAATGCATTGTTGCCATAACCCAAGATTTCTGCTGTAGTTGATGAAGGCTAGTGACAATGTGGTTTCTCATTGACATCTGTAGCCTTGAGTTCTACACATCTGTGTCTGGCCAGGCACACAGGGCATGCTATAACACAGCTATCCATGCTGGGGGTCTTAATCAATGATGACAAGCTCTCCAATGCTCTGATGGTCTCATTCACAGAACCTCATACACATAATGACACAGatatcatacaccacactgatcaCCCAACCACGATTACATGGTCACCAGCTGTCTCCTTTGTTATTTGACTGTGATTTTTGTATTGTCCATGTTTTACTTGACCTGGAAAATGAGAAACTGCATTTTCTCTCAACTAACCTCTTAACTGTAGTGGATGAAATCGATGCTTTTAACCTCCTCCGAGCCTgtacttttctctttctcttctctgtaCTGACCTGTAATAAACATGCAAGAGTCTAACCCACTGCTAGAGCTAGAAAAACTCTAAAACCAAATCTTCTCTATCAAGGACGTCATATGAGGGAATGAAGCAAAACTCATCAGGCTTTTCTGCATGCCACTGAAGCATGTTTGGGGTGCAACTTTCAAGAGCTCTAATTTCCTCAATGAAGGATGTCATGAATTTTAACTtgaccaaaagaaaaaaagaaaaaaaagaaaccagcGCAAGAGCAAAATCAGCAGATCAAGCAACATCTTTCCcctttttgtttacatttttctcatAATCATGAAAGTCATGCCTTGCATTTACTTTATATAGTGATATGCAACTTGGGAATAACAGTGATTTGAATTTGTATCTACACACTGTAAATCAAAAAATTTACGGTAAGCATTGTCAAATGCATCTCAGAGTACATTATCCTCTGTAAAATTTATATCTGTAGTTGACTTGCAGTCTACAATAATTTGCTTTCAGCATACAGCGTTTgtaaatttttctaaatattgcagTGTTTTCACAAGGTTTTAGAAAATCTCTAGAAAGTTTCACATATGTAATTAGGAAATCCTGTGTATCTGATGCGTATAGTCATAATACAAATACTTCAgaaatgtacatatataaattGAATGTTAACTTTCATCATTAAACCAGTAGCAGTGCTTCTGCTTCCATTATAATCTCATACTGCAAAGCATCATCTCCTTTAGCTGTTCCCATTTTGCATATCACAACAGTCcattctttacagaaaacattcCTTTTGATTTCGatattccattttaattttcccATTTTGTTTTTTCGCATTCTTTGGTTTGTTTCCTGTTTTGTTCTCTCAAGGATGGAGACTCTGACAGTGGCGACGACTCTGATAAGAGGTCGTGCGAGGAGAGCTGGAGACTCATCACTTCACTTCGGGAGAAACTTCCTCCCAGCAAGCTCCAAACCAtagtcaaaaagtgtggcttacCCAGTAGCGGTAAAAGACGAGAGCCTGTCAAAATGTACCAGGTCCCTCAGCGCCGTCGCCTTACAAAGGACTCCAAATGGGTGACTATCTCTGATCTGAAGATCCAGGCAGTCAAAGAAATTTGCTATGAGGTGGCTCTGAATGATTTCCATCACACCCGTCAAGAGATTGAGGCTCTGGCCATAGTAAAAATGAAAGAACTTTGTGCCACCTACAACAAGAAAGACCCAAATGAACGTGATTCTTGGAGAGCTGTGGCTCGAGACGTCTGGGACACTGTAGGGGTCGGGGACGAACGAATCGAAGATGTCATAACCAACGGGCGAGGTATAAATGACATGGATGACCTAAAAGTGCACATTGACAAACTGGAAGACATCCTGCAAGAGGTTAAAAAGCAGAACAATATGAAGGATGAAGAGATTAGAGCTCTCCGGAATAAGATGTTGAAGATGGAGCAAGTGATTCCACTCATTTCCAATGAGTCTCAGgagaaaaacgctcgcagtgcaCCCATGAGAGCCCGCAGTTCCAGTGAGGGTAAAGCTCTCGAGCAGAAACCCAACGGGGAACAGTCGGACGAGCAAGCATCTACAATGACGGATGATGATTCTTCGCTCCGACATGGACGAATGCGTTGGATGCGACAAGAGCAGGTACGCCTCAAGAACCTTCAGCAACAGGAGATTTCCAAGCAGCTCCGGAGGCAAAATGGACCTCACCGCTTCATCCCGCCTGAAGACCGCAAGCTGCGCTTCCCTTTCAAGAGTAACCCCAAACATCGCAACTCCTGGACCCCTGGTACTCATATCATTATCACAGATGAACAGGTGATCGAGTTGAAAGTTCCCAAAGAAGCAGTCCAGGAAGAAGAAGACGGCAAAGTGGAGGCTACAGAGCCCAGAGAACAAGTGGTGCCCATCGTCCACTCGTACCCTACTCTTCCTAGTCCCATGGGTCAACGTAGAAGCAAAGATTTAGAGCAAGGCCCGAGTCATAGATACAATCAAAGCCACAAACTCCATGAACGAGGCCGTAGTAACTCCTTCAACAGCAGCCAGCATGCCTCGGACTCTACGGAGTCCCTCAATTCTGGGAACAGGAAGCCCCCTCACCCCCAACAGGCCTATTACCAGCCACGCTACAACCAAAATCAGCATCATTAtccacaacaacagcaacaaccaCAGTTCTATCATTACAATATTGATGCCAGCAACAACTACCAGCAGTATCAGCAGCTGAGCCACCACAACAATTTTTACACGCCACCCCATATGCGTAGGCAAATGTCTGCACCCAATTTGAAGGGCAGTCGAGAAACCACAGTGTGATACTGGAACCAGGGCATAGGTTCATGTACAGAACTAGTTGACTCTACAAATGACACATCACAGACTCATCACAGCATTGGACAGCTTGTCCCCATCACGTCCAACTGTTATGTGGCACTTGTTTGAAACTATTGAATGTCCTTGTTGTCATTTGTAGATTTAAATTACAATGGAAAATACCACATGAGCACCTTGAATCAATAATTTGATCCCCCATCCATATTAGTAATGCTTATGGGTTAAAAGTATAGCAATAAGTCTCATGGTTAAAAGGTGTCCAAGTCACGACAAGATCTCAGAAGTATTGGGAACTATGAGTTCTGAGAGAGACAGCCTTAAGTTGGAATTGAGATGTAATTTACACTGATTTGACTCAGTTTACTATTGTTTTGCTGCTGGTCTTGATGGTCTGAAACGATCCAAGAATTGAACACAACCACTACACTGCAACATTTCATACTGTCCAGTGAGAACCTTGAACCATTACTTGAATTTTGAGTTTTTGAATTTACAATTCAGTCATTTTGTGTGCATTCAAGATGCATGAGTGATATGTTCAGTAAATGCTGGAAGGTTAATAGCCAACCTTTTATTCTCTTGAATGTTTCTAAACGCATGTCAGAGATGCAAATGACatttttactgttacattttatgcaaattgttttattttatgaggTTTTGGATCTTTGTGTTGGTACTCCCCATCAAATAGTTTAAATATGACAGTGGTAGCAAAGGCCTTTCTCTAGCTGCCTTATGTAGAGGAGTAAAAGAATATGAAGGAgtgcttttaaagtttttaagtGCCTTATTGACTCACTGgaaatatatgaagaaaacagAATGATTTTGCATCAATATTTTAATCTAAAAGATAAAGACACCACCTCTAAATTCTGTAAGAACAGtttgtttttcatcaaaataactgCCTCTATGTTTTTATAAAGTTTGGTTCTGCCTTATTTAGAGAACAAACCACTCTGCAGTCTGCACTAAACATCCATATCCAAAGAGGCAATGCTTTTTGTGAAACGCAGTAAAAGAACGGCTTCAGAGAGTGCTTTGCATCTATTGTTCCTCTAAACCGTCTGCTGCACTCTGATCTTCAGTAGGGGCATAGCCTTTTCCCACGGGATGGAGTCAGTGTTCTAGAACACTCTGCTGTTCTCCTCAATCTTAACATAATTATATCGCATATATTTTCGACCAGAGACTTCTCATGGAAAGGACCTCTAACAGGGCTGTTTCCATGGTTTTCAAGGCTCGATTTGAAAGTTGTAGCATGTTTTTAGGGAAGgaaaacccttaaaagccaaatCAAATTTGCTGGACCGGTACATGCTGCACTgcgtttattttcttgtttagTCTCATGTGTATTCACAGCCGTTATATGTAATGCCACTGAGCACTAGATTAAATTTACCGCTGTTTTTTAACTCCATAGTTATGTTCACGTAGGGTTCATATATTTGTACATCCTTACACTCGTCACTGTAATTTCCCTGCCTAAGCCTTGATTTAATAATACACTGTTGTGCCTCAGCACTCAAGTGTGACCCATTACCAGCTGCGTATTACCAAAGCACATGTTCTGAAATCCTCTTCATGTCATCTCCTCTGGCCAGAGCCAAGCGATAGCCAACTAGGTCAAAAGTCTTTAGGGCTTTAGCATTGCTTCATGTGCATGAAGAACTTGAATGCTTTTGTTGGCGAAAATACTGCCTTATTTCTAATGAAACCCCTGGGTTTTGTTATAGTAATGCATGCTTGCATAAGACACAATTACTTTCCCTTCAAAAGGTAAAATCAAGAAACTGAATAAAGAAGGAGGGCTCTagtttaaatgtgaaatgtgtaatttttaatttgacaATTGTAAATCCAGACACTGCAACATTGGCTTAACCAGTGATATTAGTTTGGGGGTGGGGCTGTCTGTATTTCAGTCCAATAACAGATGGGGGggtgctaaaaactttttttttttttttatctgttttatgcAGTAAAAATTACAAAGTTCAGCTTTCAATGCTACACACAAATTAAAGTACAAGTCACTCCTtgattatctttattttaaaccGCTTTCCCGATCTGCCAATTCCCTGCTCCCATAAAGAATGTTAATGCACGGTGCTGCCAGCTCCTCTTCACTACCACAAGAGGAGCTAAGGAAATGTATAAAGACAAATGGGCAATATCTTTGTCCCCTTTTTAAAGGTATATCACTTATCTGTTCGTTGTTTATCTATATGCAATGGTGATATCAGCTGCCTCCAAAAGGCCATGTTTTAATATTGTGTGGTTTAGGGGGGCATTTTTGTGCAACATATGATCTTTAATTCTCAATATGTTGATGGTTTACTAATATTGCTATTACATTGAACTGTGCTGAATATATCAAAATGTCAAACAATGACTGAAATAAAGTGGACAAGTTTGAAATGTATTGACTGTTGACACTCTGAGCCAAATGGCTTTatctatacaaacacacacttagccgcaattacatttaaagaattttcaaatatttcttagtagttttatcattatcattttatcatATTACAGCTCTTAGGAAGTATGACAGCAGTCAGTTTTGTGTTGTTGAAATAAGTCTGAAATTAAATACACTGCCTTGCGAAACTATTCAAACCccttcattttttataataacaggtttgcaaatgtattaaagataacaacaacaacttaaaTGATTCCATTGCATAAGTTTTCATACCCTTATCTGGTTCATTTGAAATATAGCTTAAaattaattgaatacattttgCTTGTAAATGTTACCAATGTTACTAAACTATaaattcaattgaatgggtaaaatttggaaaggcacacatgacttaataaaaggtctaacagctgaaaatgcatattAGAGCAAAGACCGAAccctgaggtaaaaaaaaaaaaatgccagtggAGCTCGGAGACAGGATTGCatactttcgcaaggcactgtaCAAAATAAGTTTGACTTAAGATCAAGAGCAATTCTATTATCCATCTAGTGCAAATAGATTTACATTGAATTTATAAACCGAATATTCTCATTTGTAATAAAGCAATGTGGGACtagtaaaatctgtaaaaatgttacataTAACCACATTTTAGTGAAACTGCATGTAAAATACATCTCTTTTAGAATGCAAAGTCTGTTAAAcctaaaacagtttttattaatatttaaatgtatcattttctaCATTACAATGGCATATAATTAAGTTATGGGATTGTTTGAATCTAAAATCTGAAGTATTAAACGTCAGGATGTAACTCTTCCTGCACCTTTTGTGCAATGCAATTACATAGATGGATTTGCAACATATATAGAAAGAAAAGAGACCTGGAGGTGAGCTTTTCTATTTGAGCCACCTCACAATGCCCTGGCAACCCTCGAAGCTGCATAGCAACATTGTCTCCATTGTCTTTTTCTTTGTGCAAAATTAGTGCTGTTTAGTTGAACTTCAGTCAAAGTCATTGAAAAGTAATTTAAGAAGTATAATTATCATTCCATTGTCAAGAACTAGCACACAAACTGATAAAGCTACAGTGTAACCCGTCCTCTTGAAGCTTCATCTCTCTGTTTGTCATGCTGATACGATCATGTCGTGTCTCTCTTCATCAAACCTTCTCAAAGGTATATGAGAGTAAACTGCAAGAGCTGCAGAAACAGGTGGAGACTCGCTCGCTGGCTGCAGAGACCCCagatgaagaggaagaagaagaggaagaggatgaaggtaatgtattgtaaatgttaaaatcaaaataaatcagaCTCTGAATCAGGTGTTGAGCTACTCAGTTTCTTTTGCAAAAGATGTTTATGTGCATTGTACTGGGACATTGCGTAAGTAGGacatgttcctgaatcaacatTCCTGTTCTTACTCTATCCATAACCTCAACCCACCCAACAATCAGAGGAACATGGATCATAGACTGATAAACCCCTGTACCTTTCACTATAGCCTGACTGATTGAATGTTGTTTTATGAACAATAAGGACCTCCTGCTTGGCAAAATCACAACCAGCTCCTGTATTGTATATCCCAGCCTTGCCATGTTTGAATATGTGGTGCCTGTATTGTTGCAGTGCCCTGGACCCAGCATGAGTATGAGCTGGCCCAATGGGCTTTCAGGAAGTGGAGATACCACCAGTTCACCTCCCTCAGAGACCAGCTGTGGGGCAATGCTGTGTACCTCAAAGAAGCCAATGCCATCAGTGTGGAGCTCAAGAAAAAGGTGCAGAAAACATTTGTCAGTCATCGAAACATTAAACTGTTTTTAACTTCACACAAAAATGCAAAGTCCTAGTGGatggccagtttttttttttactgccacaACATTATGTAAAACAGCATATGACTGCGTTTTCATTGTGATGGCAGTTTACCAGTAAGTTCTGCATCATTTACATATTCCTTGTTTATGCCCTTATGTCTCATTTACATGATCTATTTGTAGGTCCAATTCCAGTTTGTCTTACTCACGGACACCCTCTACTCTCCGCTGCCCCCGGAGCTGCTGCCTCCAGAACCAGAGATGGATCGTGACACTAGGCCTTTCCCTCGAACAGTGGTGGCTGTGGAGGTTCAGGACTTGAAGAACGGAGCCACTCACTATTGGTCCCTGGAGAAACTTAAGTAAGCCTCTGGATGCCAACCAGTCTGTGATCAACAGAGTTTTGCTCTTATTTCTTGTGCAGTTATTATTTGGGACCGTTCTATTTGGAAATCCCAAAGCTCTTTTAAAtgttcttattcattttttttttttagttcacttCGAAAGGAGTTTAAAGTGCTGTTTGGCAGCTAGGATTTATCAGGGCGACATTTATAACAGAACATTTGCATGGCTCCTCACAGAACATGTGTTGGAATGGAAATGAGCTCACTGGGAACAAAGGAGTTCTGTCAGAAGTCTGCTTCCCATGGGGCCAGTCACATGACCATATTCCAACATGACATTCAACATGATATTCACAATGGCCTGTTTTAACAGTTCAACCAGTGTAGTTTTATTGAAATTGTTAATTTTAAGTGGTACTCTGAAAAAATTCTCATTACTGTGCCAAGTGTCAAATAAAAGCCCTGTTATAGTGGTCAGGAAAGACTTCCAAATGATTATTTCCGCCTCGTCAGGACTGTCAGAAATTAAATTGACACTtgtgtttaaaagaaagaaagagagaaaaatgatTGGCCCTGAATTTCATCTTGGATAGTAGTACAAGAACACATTTTCTATGTAGTCCAGTTGAAGGGACTTTAAATGTAGCAATCATAACATTGTTGGTTTAGTTGAGTTTGTGATGTGAGATCAAAAAATGTGACTTAACTTTTCATGTTCTTACAGGCAGAGGCTGGACCAGATGCGAGAGATGTATGACCGTGCAGGCGAGATGGCCTCGTCCAATCCGAGTGAGGATGTGGAGGGTGCTTTAACCGGCAGTGACCCGTTCTATGACCGCTTCCACTGGTTCAAGCTGGTTGGGAGGTATACTAATCACCTAACCTTGTTTCATGACTTGAGAAATGATTGAGCATGTTAAACAGAAATCATTATAtgttaaatactgtaaaatgagGCTTAATTCTTCacaaacattttgcattttttgtggTTAAAACGGAGTGTGTgagaatgtttttgtttgtttgtaaagatCTGCTCTCTTAGTGAAAAAGGGGAGCCCATAAATCATTCATGACATCTTTGTGTAGTCATTAACACTGTTAGTTTTCTCTTCATATTTAAATCACCCTTTTTATTCACATgagtttttgtttgttggttttgcGTTGTTTTCCCAATCATTATCTGCTTGTGTTTTGCTGTATGCTGGTGTAgtagtgtttttattcatttattttttaaatgcaatgttttcatCCGTTTGTCTTTATTTGAAATGTTCATTTCACATGTAGATTGTTTTTTGTTCTTCTGTGCACAATTGTTTCAAATTCGTCGTGTAAGTTTTGTCCAATGTTTATTTCCATATTCAATATTAGAacagtttctttgttttctttcttaaaaaCTTACTGCATTAAGTTAAAAATAGCAATTAATTATTCATGTATCTGCTATATTCATTGCTTTCTAT is a genomic window of Carassius auratus strain Wakin chromosome 23, ASM336829v1, whole genome shotgun sequence containing:
- the kif1b gene encoding kinesin-like protein KIF1B isoform X12, with translation MSGASVKVAVRVRPFNSRETSKESKCIIQMQGNSTTILNPKNPKEPPKSFSFDYSYWSHTSPDDPSFASQSLVYNDIGKEMLQHAFEGYNVCIFAYGQTGAGKSYTMMGKQEEGQEGIIPQLCEELFEKINDNNNEEISYSVEVAYMEIYCERVRDLLNPKNKGNLRVREHPLLGPYVEDLSKLAVTSYTDISDLMDAGNKARTVAATNMNETSSRSHAVFTIVFTQRKYDSETDLSTEKVSKISLVDLAGSERADSTGAKGTRLKEGANINKSLTTLGKVISALAEVSKKKKKTDFIPYRDSVLTWLLRENLGGNSRTAMVAALSPADINYDETLSTLRYADRAKQIKCNAVINEDPNNRLVRELKDEVTRLKELLRAQGLGDILDIEPMGDDYLGSGSKSPMGCLTASPSSGSLCSQAGLQSVSSIQERIMSTPGGEEAIERLKESEKIIAELNETWEEKLRKTEAIRMEREALLAEMGVAIREDGGTLGVFSPKKTPHLVNLNEDPLMSECLLYYIKDGITRVGQADAERRQDIVLSGAHIKEEHCIFRSERNANGDVIVMFQPCEGSETYVNGKRVTSAVQLRSGNRIIMGKNHVFRFNHPEQARAEREKTPTAETPVEPVDWTFAQRELLEKQGIDMKQEMEKRLTEMEILYKKEKEEADQLLEQQRLDGDSDSGDDSDKRSCEESWRLITSLREKLPPSKLQTIVKKCGLPSSGKRREPVKMYQVPQRRRLTKDSKWVTISDLKIQAVKEICYEVALNDFHHTRQEIEALAIVKMKELCATYNKKDPNERDSWRAVARDVWDTVGVGDERIEDVITNGRGINDMDDLKVHIDKLEDILQEVKKQNNMKDEEIRALRNKMLKMEQVIPLISNESQEKNARSAPMRARSSSEGKALEQKPNGEQSDEQASTMTDDDSSLRHGRMRWMRQEQVRLKNLQQQEISKQLRRQNGPHRFIPPEDRKLRFPFKSNPKHRNSWTPGTHIIITDEQVIELKVPKEAVQEEEDGKVEATEPREQVVPIVHSYPTLPSPMGQRRSKDLEQGPSHRYNQSHKLHERGRSNSFNSSQHASDSTESLNSGNRKPPHPQQAYYQPRYNQNQHHYPQQQQQPQFYHYNIDASNNYQQYQQLSHHNNFYTPPHMRRQMSAPNLKGSRETTV
- the kif1b gene encoding kinesin-like protein KIF1B isoform X13 gives rise to the protein MSGASVKVAVRVRPFNSRETSKESKCIIQMQGNSTTILNPKNPKEPPKSFSFDYSYWSHTSPDDPSFASQSLVYNDIGKEMLQHAFEGYNVCIFAYGQTGAGKSYTMMGKQEEGQEGIIPQLCEELFEKINDNNNEEISYSVEVAYMEIYCERVRDLLNPKNKGNLRVREHPLLGPYVEDLSKLAVTSYTDISDLMDAGNKARTVAATNMNETSSRSHAVFTIVFTQRKYDSETDLSTEKVSKISLVDLAGSERADSTGAKGTRLKEGANINKSLTTLGKVISALAEVSKKKKKTDFIPYRDSVLTWLLRENLGGNSRTAMVAALSPADINYDETLSTLRYADRAKQIKCNAVINEDPNNRLVRELKDEVTRLKELLRAQGLGDILDTPMGCLTASPSSGSLCSQAGLQSVSSIQERIMSTPGGEEAIERLKESEKIIAELNETWEEKLRKTEAIRMEREALLAEMGVAIREDGGTLGVFSPKKTPHLVNLNEDPLMSECLLYYIKDGITRVGQADAERRQDIVLSGAHIKEEHCIFRSERNANGDVIVMFQPCEGSETYVNGKRVTSAVQLRSGNRIIMGKNHVFRFNHPEQARAEREKTPTAETPVEPVDWTFAQRELLEKQGIDMKQEMEKRLTEMEILYKKEKEEADQLLEQQRLDGDSDSGDDSDKRSCEESWRLITSLREKLPPSKLQTIVKKCGLPSSGKRREPVKMYQVPQRRRLTKDSKWVTISDLKIQAVKEICYEVALNDFHHTRQEIEALAIVKMKELCATYNKKDPNERDSWRAVARDVWDTVGVGDERIEDVITNGRGINDMDDLKVHIDKLEDILQEVKKQNNMKDEEIRALRNKMLKMEQVIPLISNESQEKNARSAPMRARSSSEGKALEQKPNGEQSDEQASTMTDDDSSLRHGRMRWMRQEQVRLKNLQQQEISKQLRRQNGPHRFIPPEDRKLRFPFKSNPKHRNSWTPGTHIIITDEQVIELKVPKEAVQEEEDGKVEATEPREQVVPIVHSYPTLPSPMGQRRSKDLEQGPSHRYNQSHKLHERGRSNSFNSSQHASDSTESLNSGNRKPPHPQQAYYQPRYNQNQHHYPQQQQQPQFYHYNIDASNNYQQYQQLSHHNNFYTPPHMRRQMSAPNLKGSRETTV